In one window of Agromyces badenianii DNA:
- a CDS encoding TetR/AcrR family transcriptional regulator: MSRPERTTERKKTERTGDSAPAERTTERKKTERKSPAERSTEIADAARSLALDEGLSAITLRAVAARIDVAPALVAHYQPSMEALVAATFDAIVGAEIDEVVALLAAQSTQRARLAALLETLLDGTRDDVTVVWVESWVLGRRNDALAASVREQMDAWRRVIRNIVDDGVAAGEFETDDAASVAWQLLGMIDGLNAHALVHWEDSGHRGSRLNHAVEGMLGLRRGALAATAAD, from the coding sequence ATGTCAAGACCCGAGCGCACGACCGAGCGCAAGAAGACCGAGCGCACAGGCGATTCGGCCCCGGCCGAGCGCACGACCGAGCGCAAGAAGACCGAGCGCAAGAGCCCGGCAGAGCGTTCCACCGAGATCGCGGATGCCGCGCGGTCGCTCGCGCTCGACGAGGGCCTGTCGGCCATCACGCTGCGGGCCGTCGCCGCCCGCATCGACGTGGCGCCGGCACTCGTCGCCCACTACCAGCCGAGCATGGAGGCGCTCGTCGCCGCGACGTTCGACGCCATCGTGGGAGCGGAGATCGACGAGGTCGTCGCCCTGCTCGCCGCGCAGTCGACGCAGCGCGCCCGGCTCGCCGCCCTGCTCGAGACCCTGCTCGACGGCACCCGCGACGACGTCACGGTCGTATGGGTCGAGTCGTGGGTGCTCGGCCGGCGCAACGACGCCCTCGCGGCGAGCGTGCGCGAGCAGATGGACGCGTGGCGAAGGGTCATCCGCAACATCGTCGACGACGGGGTCGCGGCGGGCGAGTTCGAAACGGATGACGCGGCATCCGTCGCCTGGCAACTGCTCGGCATGATCGACGGGCTGAATGCGCACGCGCTCGTGCACTGGGAGGACTCCGGCCACCGCGGCTCACGCCTGAACCACGCCGTCGAGGGCATGCTCGGGCTGCGCCGCGGGGCGCTCGCCGCGACAGCCGCCGACTGA
- a CDS encoding HNH endonuclease, with amino-acid sequence MAVSRSRTAVYARRRKRRMAQHTHDLSDEQWAALAAEWQGCAYCGASDRPLQRDCVQPISRGGRYTLANVVPACGSCNASKSNDEVTSWLRRKQLDERAFLLRHREIGVALALRFPAPDAASD; translated from the coding sequence ATGGCGGTCAGTCGGAGCCGTACGGCGGTCTACGCACGTCGGCGCAAGCGTCGCATGGCGCAGCACACGCACGACCTCAGCGACGAGCAGTGGGCGGCGCTCGCGGCGGAATGGCAGGGGTGCGCGTACTGCGGTGCGAGCGATCGGCCGCTGCAGCGCGATTGCGTGCAGCCGATCTCGCGCGGCGGTCGCTACACACTGGCCAACGTGGTTCCCGCGTGCGGATCGTGCAACGCGAGCAAGTCCAACGACGAGGTCACCTCGTGGTTGCGTCGGAAGCAACTCGACGAGCGCGCCTTCCTGCTGCGGCACCGCGAGATCGGCGTGGCGCTCGCCCTGCGGTTCCCTGCTCCGGATGCCGCGTCGGACTGA
- a CDS encoding ATP-binding cassette domain-containing protein, giving the protein MTATDQTATDQTATDRAAGEHVADRHDLIQVRGARENNLRGIDVDLPKRRLTVFTGVSGSGKSSLVFGTIAAESQRLINETYPSFVQSFMGSPSRPEVDSLRNVSAAILVDQERMGANSRSTVGTVTDAHAMLRILFSRLGDPHIGSSNAFSFNVPSVSGSRAVTVDRGADSKKLEENFTMLGGMCPRCEGMGQTNEIDVDQLVDRDKSLAEGAITIPGYTADGWAVRMYGESGFVDPAKKIRDYSEQELADLLYKEPVKVKIAGINMTYEGLVPKVQKSMLSKDRDAMQPHIRAFVDRAVAFTTCPECGGTRLSRAALSSKIAGVNIADAAAMQVSDLADWLAAITDPSVAPLIANLRALADSFVDIGLGYLSLDRASGTLSGGEAQRVKMIRHLGSALTDITYVFDEPSVGLHPHDIQRMNELLVNLRDKGNTVLVVEHKPEVIEIADHVVDLGPGAGTAGGTICFTGSVDELRASDTVTGRHLDDRAQLRDEVRRSSKALQIRDARQHNLKGVDVDVPLGVLTVVTGVAGSGKSSLIHGNLAKLDEVVVVDQSAIRGSSRSNPATYTGLLDTIRTTFAKANGVKPALFSANSAGACPNCKGLGRVFTDLGPLSTVSSVCEECGGKRFTAEVLEYTLRDKNISEVLDLSVDDALAFFEEKPARAILTRLSEVGLGYLGIGQALNTLSGGERQRLKLAINMAKKGSVYVLDEPTTGLHLADVDKLLGLLDRLVEDGNSVIVIEHHQAVMAHADWIIDLGPGAGHDGGRIVFEGTPRELVEAAATDAATLTGTHLRAYVGA; this is encoded by the coding sequence ATGACCGCGACCGACCAGACCGCGACAGATCAGACCGCGACCGACCGGGCCGCCGGCGAGCACGTCGCCGACCGGCACGACCTCATCCAGGTCCGCGGCGCGCGCGAGAACAACCTGCGCGGCATCGACGTCGACCTGCCGAAGCGCCGTCTCACCGTCTTCACCGGCGTCTCGGGCTCGGGCAAGTCGAGCCTCGTGTTCGGCACGATCGCGGCCGAATCGCAACGCCTCATCAACGAGACCTACCCGTCGTTCGTGCAGTCCTTCATGGGTTCGCCCTCGCGGCCCGAGGTCGACAGCCTGCGCAACGTCTCGGCGGCGATCCTCGTCGACCAGGAGCGCATGGGCGCGAACTCGCGGTCGACCGTCGGCACCGTGACCGATGCGCACGCGATGCTGCGCATCCTGTTCTCCCGCCTCGGCGACCCCCACATCGGCTCGTCGAACGCCTTCTCGTTCAACGTCCCCTCCGTCTCGGGCAGCCGCGCCGTCACCGTCGACCGCGGCGCCGACAGCAAGAAGCTCGAAGAGAACTTCACGATGCTCGGCGGCATGTGCCCGCGCTGCGAGGGCATGGGGCAGACCAACGAGATCGACGTCGATCAGCTGGTCGACCGCGACAAGTCCCTCGCCGAGGGGGCCATCACCATCCCCGGGTACACGGCCGACGGCTGGGCCGTGCGCATGTACGGGGAGTCGGGCTTCGTCGACCCCGCCAAGAAGATCCGCGACTACTCCGAGCAGGAGCTCGCCGACCTGCTCTACAAAGAGCCGGTGAAGGTCAAGATCGCGGGCATCAACATGACCTACGAGGGGCTCGTGCCGAAGGTGCAGAAGAGCATGCTCTCGAAGGATCGCGACGCGATGCAGCCGCACATCCGCGCCTTCGTCGATCGTGCCGTCGCCTTCACGACGTGCCCCGAGTGCGGCGGCACCCGGCTCAGCCGGGCGGCCCTGTCGTCGAAGATCGCGGGCGTCAACATCGCGGATGCCGCGGCGATGCAGGTCTCCGACCTCGCCGACTGGCTCGCCGCGATCACCGATCCGTCGGTCGCGCCGCTCATCGCGAACCTGCGGGCGCTCGCCGACTCCTTCGTCGACATCGGCCTCGGCTACCTCAGCCTCGATCGTGCCTCCGGAACCCTCTCCGGCGGCGAGGCGCAGCGGGTCAAGATGATCCGCCACCTCGGCTCGGCGCTCACCGACATCACCTACGTCTTCGATGAGCCGAGCGTCGGCCTGCATCCGCACGACATCCAGCGCATGAACGAGCTGCTCGTGAACCTGCGCGACAAGGGCAACACCGTGCTCGTCGTCGAGCACAAGCCCGAGGTCATCGAGATCGCCGACCACGTCGTCGACCTCGGCCCGGGGGCGGGCACCGCGGGCGGCACGATCTGCTTCACGGGCAGCGTCGACGAGCTGCGCGCCTCCGACACGGTCACCGGCCGGCACCTCGACGACCGGGCGCAGCTGCGCGACGAGGTGCGACGGTCGTCGAAGGCATTGCAGATCCGCGATGCCCGCCAGCACAACCTGAAGGGCGTCGACGTCGACGTGCCGCTCGGCGTGCTCACCGTCGTCACCGGGGTCGCCGGTTCGGGCAAGTCCTCGCTCATCCACGGCAACCTCGCGAAGCTCGACGAGGTCGTCGTCGTCGACCAGTCCGCGATCCGCGGTTCGAGCCGGTCGAACCCGGCGACGTACACGGGGCTGCTCGACACGATCCGCACGACCTTCGCGAAGGCCAACGGCGTCAAGCCCGCGCTCTTCAGCGCGAACTCGGCGGGCGCCTGCCCCAACTGCAAGGGCCTCGGGCGGGTCTTCACCGACCTCGGCCCGCTGTCGACGGTCTCGAGCGTGTGCGAGGAATGCGGCGGCAAGCGGTTCACCGCCGAAGTGCTCGAGTACACGCTGCGCGACAAGAACATCAGCGAGGTGCTCGACCTCTCGGTCGACGACGCGCTGGCGTTCTTTGAAGAGAAGCCCGCACGGGCGATCCTCACCCGGCTCTCCGAGGTCGGGCTGGGCTACCTCGGCATCGGCCAGGCCCTCAACACCCTCTCGGGCGGCGAGCGCCAGCGGCTGAAGCTCGCGATCAACATGGCCAAGAAGGGCTCGGTGTACGTTCTCGACGAGCCGACGACCGGCCTGCACCTGGCCGACGTCGACAAGCTGCTCGGCCTGCTCGATCGCCTCGTCGAAGACGGCAACTCGGTGATCGTGATCGAGCACCACCAGGCCGTGATGGCGCACGCCGACTGGATCATCGACCTCGGCCCCGGCGCCGGCCACGACGGCGGTCGCATCGTGTTCGAGGGTACCCCCCGCGAGCTCGTCGAGGCGGCCGCCACGGATGCCGCGACGCTCACCGGCACGCACCTGCGCGCCTACGTCGGCGCCTGA
- a CDS encoding molybdopterin-dependent oxidoreductase, whose amino-acid sequence MPETSDPARGWLLPATAGAASVAFGAGIGELAAAVIAPSSSPFVVVGALLIDLAPPWAKDAAIALFGTADKAALLVGIGIVLLAVAGSAGVLEARRPPWGQVLIGILGVVGAVAASTRANAPMLAVAPSALAAIAAVIALRLLVLRLSPSPTPTPTPTPPGSSAEPAHGVDRRRFLGWAGGAVALGALAALGGYALQAGSRAVTAVRDAITLPKAATTATVPASAELGIDGLAPVVTPNGEFYRIDTALAVPAVDPADWSLRIHGLVDREVTLSWNELLALPLEESITTLACVSNEVGGGLIGNAVWLGYPIRELLARASPAADADMVLSRSVDGFTASTPLAVLQDDRNAILAVGMNGAPLPAEHGFPVRMVVPGLYGYVSATKWVVDLEVTRFDAASAYWTDRGWSARGPIKISSRIDVPRSGQSVSADSAVLAGVAWYQHVGIAAVEVQIDDGDWRAAELATAISDDTWVQWSYQWSDASAGSHTVRVRALGADGEVQTAKRQGVVPDGATGLHEITVEVR is encoded by the coding sequence ATGCCCGAGACGAGCGATCCCGCCCGCGGGTGGCTGCTGCCCGCGACGGCGGGCGCGGCATCCGTCGCCTTCGGCGCGGGCATCGGCGAACTCGCCGCGGCCGTGATCGCCCCGTCGTCGAGTCCGTTCGTGGTGGTCGGGGCGCTGCTCATCGACCTCGCGCCGCCGTGGGCGAAAGATGCCGCGATCGCGCTCTTCGGCACGGCCGACAAGGCCGCGCTGCTCGTGGGCATCGGCATCGTGCTGCTCGCCGTGGCGGGCTCGGCCGGCGTGCTCGAGGCACGGCGACCGCCGTGGGGCCAAGTGCTCATCGGAATCCTCGGCGTGGTCGGCGCCGTCGCCGCGTCGACCCGGGCGAACGCCCCGATGCTCGCGGTCGCCCCGTCGGCACTCGCGGCGATCGCGGCGGTGATCGCGCTGCGGCTGCTCGTGCTGCGGCTTTCGCCCTCGCCGACGCCGACGCCGACGCCGACGCCGCCGGGGTCGAGCGCGGAGCCGGCCCATGGCGTCGACCGCCGCCGCTTCCTCGGCTGGGCGGGCGGCGCCGTGGCGCTCGGCGCCCTCGCCGCGCTCGGCGGCTATGCACTGCAGGCGGGCTCCCGCGCGGTGACCGCGGTGCGCGACGCCATCACGCTGCCGAAGGCGGCGACCACCGCCACGGTGCCCGCGAGCGCCGAACTCGGCATCGACGGGCTCGCCCCGGTCGTCACCCCGAACGGCGAGTTCTACCGCATCGACACCGCACTCGCCGTGCCCGCGGTCGATCCGGCCGACTGGAGCCTCCGCATCCACGGCCTCGTCGATCGCGAGGTGACGCTGAGCTGGAACGAACTGCTCGCCCTCCCCCTCGAAGAGAGCATCACGACCCTCGCATGCGTCTCGAACGAGGTCGGCGGCGGGCTCATCGGCAACGCCGTGTGGCTCGGCTACCCGATCCGCGAGCTGCTCGCTCGCGCGTCGCCCGCGGCCGACGCCGACATGGTGCTCTCTCGCAGCGTCGACGGATTCACGGCGTCGACGCCGCTCGCCGTGCTGCAAGACGATCGCAACGCGATCCTCGCCGTCGGCATGAACGGCGCGCCGCTGCCCGCCGAGCACGGGTTCCCGGTGCGCATGGTCGTGCCCGGGCTCTACGGCTACGTCTCGGCGACCAAGTGGGTCGTCGACCTCGAGGTGACCCGGTTCGACGCGGCATCCGCCTACTGGACCGACCGCGGCTGGAGCGCGCGCGGGCCGATCAAGATCTCGTCGCGCATCGACGTGCCGCGCAGCGGCCAGTCGGTCTCCGCCGATTCCGCCGTGCTCGCGGGCGTCGCGTGGTACCAGCACGTCGGCATCGCGGCCGTCGAGGTGCAGATCGACGACGGCGACTGGCGCGCGGCCGAACTCGCGACGGCGATCTCGGACGACACGTGGGTGCAGTGGAGCTACCAGTGGTCGGATGCCTCGGCGGGCTCGCACACCGTGCGGGTGCGCGCCCTCGGCGCCGACGGCGAGGTGCAGACGGCGAAGCGACAGGGCGTCGTTCCCGACGGCGCCACGGGCCTGCACGAGATCACGGTCGAGGTGCGCTGA
- a CDS encoding agmatine deiminase family protein yields the protein MSWRMPAETAPHERTWMAFPREGVTLGDGAAEREEGYATWTAVAHAVAEFEPVAMVVDPSEIERARRMLGSEIELVEAPLDEFWMRDFGPTFVVDDERPGVLGAVDWIFNGWGAPAWAEWRKSAEIARFVADRVGAELVSSMLVNEGGGIHVDGEGTVLVTETVQLDPRRNPYADRARVEAELARTIGATHAVWLPRGLTRDYDDFGTNGHVDIVATIPSPGTLLLHAQGNPEHPDFEVTRELRALLSQATDAAGRRFEIVELPAPETLRDDEGFVDWSYVNHLVVNDGVVACGFGDERADAAAREILESVYPGRRVVTVDSRPIFARGGGIHCITQQQPVVGS from the coding sequence ATGAGCTGGCGCATGCCCGCAGAGACCGCACCGCACGAGCGCACCTGGATGGCGTTCCCCCGTGAGGGCGTCACCCTCGGCGATGGGGCCGCCGAGCGCGAGGAGGGCTACGCGACGTGGACCGCGGTCGCCCACGCGGTCGCCGAGTTCGAGCCCGTCGCGATGGTCGTCGACCCGAGCGAGATCGAGCGCGCCCGGCGCATGCTCGGCTCCGAGATCGAGCTCGTCGAAGCACCCCTCGACGAGTTCTGGATGCGCGACTTCGGCCCCACCTTCGTCGTCGACGACGAGCGCCCCGGCGTGCTCGGCGCGGTCGACTGGATCTTCAACGGCTGGGGCGCTCCCGCGTGGGCGGAGTGGCGCAAGTCGGCCGAGATCGCCCGCTTCGTCGCCGACCGGGTCGGCGCCGAGCTCGTGAGCTCGATGCTCGTGAACGAGGGCGGCGGCATCCACGTCGACGGCGAGGGCACGGTGCTCGTCACCGAGACCGTGCAGCTCGACCCGCGTCGCAACCCCTACGCCGACCGGGCGCGCGTCGAGGCCGAGCTCGCGCGCACGATCGGTGCGACCCACGCCGTCTGGCTGCCGCGCGGCCTCACCCGCGACTACGACGACTTCGGCACCAACGGGCACGTCGACATCGTCGCGACGATCCCGTCGCCGGGCACGCTGCTGCTGCACGCGCAGGGCAACCCCGAGCACCCCGATTTCGAGGTCACGCGAGAGCTGCGCGCGCTGCTGTCGCAGGCGACGGATGCCGCGGGCCGCCGCTTCGAGATCGTCGAGTTACCCGCGCCCGAGACGCTTCGCGACGACGAGGGCTTCGTCGACTGGAGCTATGTCAACCATCTCGTCGTCAACGACGGCGTCGTCGCGTGCGGCTTCGGCGACGAGCGAGCGGATGCCGCGGCGCGCGAGATCCTCGAGTCCGTCTACCCGGGGCGCCGGGTCGTCACCGTCGACTCCCGGCCGATCTTCGCGCGCGGCGGCGGCATCCACTGCATCACCCAGCAGCAACCCGTGGTGGGATCGTGA
- a CDS encoding amidase has product MSRPPRPATSFDVVEASIAELRSALESGRVTSVGLVETYLARIAAYDRPGTATALNALVVSNPEALADARASDARRAAGRVLGPLDGIPYTAKDSYLARGLTAAAGSPAFEHLVAQRDAFTIERLRAGGAVLLGLTNMPPMANGGMQRGVYGRAESPYNADYLTAAFGSGSSNGSGTATAASFAAFGLGEETWSSGRAPASNNGLCAYTPSRGVISVRGNWPLVPTMDVVVPHARTMADLFEVLDVIVADDTETRGDFWRVQPWIQLPAASAVRPVSYTALATGAVTDAASDAPPLAGARIGVPRMYVNADPEAGTALPGRTPGIGGSTGQRIETRATVIELWEAARRDLERAGAEVVLVDFPVVSNYEGDRPGKPTIATRGLVNPEYLRREIVDLSAWAWNDFLDANGDPALHALADVDGARIFPHPEGALPDRYTGFDDDIAEYPEWARAHPDAGLADMPELEAGLKGLEQTRRIDLEQWMDELGLDAVAFPAVADVGPADMDVNEASADLGWRNGVWVANGNLVPRHLGIPTVTVPMGLMRDIRMPVGLTFAGRAYDDSALLALAAAFEALPTPTARRVPPPRTPSL; this is encoded by the coding sequence GTGAGCCGGCCTCCCCGACCCGCGACCTCGTTCGACGTCGTCGAGGCGTCGATCGCCGAGCTGCGCAGCGCGCTCGAGTCGGGCCGGGTGACGAGCGTCGGTCTCGTCGAGACGTACCTCGCGCGCATCGCGGCGTACGACCGGCCCGGCACGGCGACCGCCCTGAACGCGCTCGTCGTCTCGAACCCCGAGGCGCTCGCCGATGCGCGTGCCTCCGACGCGCGTCGCGCCGCGGGGCGCGTGCTCGGCCCGCTCGACGGCATCCCGTACACCGCGAAGGACAGCTACCTCGCACGCGGTCTCACGGCGGCGGCGGGCTCGCCCGCGTTCGAGCACCTCGTCGCCCAGCGGGATGCCTTCACGATCGAGCGCCTGCGCGCGGGCGGCGCCGTGCTCCTCGGGCTCACGAACATGCCGCCGATGGCGAACGGCGGCATGCAGCGCGGCGTCTACGGCCGGGCCGAGAGTCCGTACAACGCCGACTACCTCACCGCCGCGTTCGGCTCGGGCTCGTCGAACGGCTCGGGCACCGCGACCGCGGCGTCGTTCGCGGCGTTCGGCCTCGGCGAGGAGACCTGGTCGTCGGGTCGGGCGCCCGCCTCGAACAACGGGCTCTGCGCGTACACGCCGTCGCGGGGCGTCATCTCGGTGCGGGGCAACTGGCCGCTCGTGCCCACGATGGATGTCGTCGTGCCGCACGCCCGCACGATGGCCGACCTCTTCGAGGTGCTCGACGTGATCGTCGCCGACGACACCGAGACGCGCGGCGACTTCTGGCGGGTGCAGCCGTGGATCCAGCTGCCCGCGGCATCCGCTGTTCGACCGGTCTCGTACACGGCGCTGGCGACGGGTGCGGTGACGGATGCCGCGTCCGACGCGCCCCCGCTCGCGGGTGCGCGCATCGGGGTGCCGCGCATGTACGTGAACGCCGACCCAGAGGCCGGCACCGCCCTGCCCGGGCGCACCCCCGGCATCGGCGGCTCGACGGGGCAGCGCATCGAGACCCGCGCGACCGTCATCGAGCTCTGGGAGGCGGCCCGCCGCGACCTCGAGCGGGCGGGCGCCGAGGTCGTGCTCGTCGACTTCCCGGTCGTCTCGAACTACGAGGGCGACCGGCCGGGAAAGCCGACCATCGCGACGCGCGGGCTCGTGAACCCCGAATACCTGCGCCGCGAGATCGTCGACCTCTCGGCGTGGGCGTGGAACGACTTCCTCGACGCGAACGGCGACCCCGCGCTGCACGCGCTCGCCGACGTCGACGGTGCGCGCATCTTCCCGCACCCCGAGGGCGCCCTGCCCGACCGGTACACGGGCTTCGACGACGACATCGCCGAGTACCCCGAGTGGGCGCGGGCGCACCCGGATGCCGGCCTCGCCGACATGCCCGAGCTCGAGGCGGGGCTGAAGGGACTCGAGCAGACGCGGCGCATCGACCTCGAGCAGTGGATGGACGAGCTCGGCCTCGACGCCGTCGCCTTCCCGGCGGTCGCCGACGTCGGCCCCGCCGACATGGACGTGAACGAGGCCTCCGCCGATCTCGGCTGGCGCAACGGCGTCTGGGTCGCGAACGGCAACCTCGTGCCGCGCCACCTCGGCATCCCGACCGTCACCGTGCCGATGGGGCTCATGCGCGACATCCGGATGCCCGTTGGCCTCACCTTCGCCGGACGGGCCTACGACGACTCGGCGCTGCTCGCGCTCGCTGCGGCGTTCGAGGCTCTGCCGACCCCGACCGCGAGGCGCGTTCCGCCGCCGCGCACGCCCTCGCTCTGA